Proteins encoded within one genomic window of Rhinolophus sinicus isolate RSC01 linkage group LG05, ASM3656204v1, whole genome shotgun sequence:
- the VGLL2 gene encoding transcription cofactor vestigial-like protein 2 isoform X1, with protein sequence MSCLDVMYQVYGPPQPYFAAAYTPYHQKLAYYSKMQEAQECNPSPSNSSGSGSSSFSSQTPASIKEEEGSPEKERPPEAEYINSRCVLFTYFQGDISSVVDEHFSRALSQPSSYSPSCTSSKAPRSSGPWRDGSFPMSQRSFPASFWNSAYQAPVPPPLGSPLAAAHSELPFATADPYSPAALHSHLHQGAAEPWHHAHPHHAHPHPHHPYALGGALGAQAATYPRPAAVHEVYAPHFDPRYGPLLMPAASGRPARLATAPAPAAGSPPCELSAKGEPTGAAWAAPGGPFASPAGDVAQGLGLSVDSGLQPQDKSKDLYWF encoded by the exons ATGAGCTGTCTGGATGTTATGTACCAAGTCTATGGTCCTCCTCAGCCTTACTTCGCAGCCGCCTACACCCCCTACCACCAG AAACTAGCCTATTACTCCAAAATGCAGGAAGCCCAAGAGTGCAATCCCAGCCCCAGCAACAGCAGCGGCAGCGGCAGTTCCTCCTTTTCCAGCCAAACTCCGGCGAgtataaaagaggaagaaggcaGCCCGGAGAAAGAGCGCCCACCAGAGGCGGAGTACATCAACTCCCGCTGCGTCCTCTTCACCTATTTCCAGGGGGACATCAGCTCCGTGGTGGACGAGCACTTCAGTAGGGCCCTGAGCCAGCCTAGCAGCTATTCCCCAAGCTGTACAAGCAGCAAAGCACCGCGGAGCTCCGGGCCCTGGCGGG ATGGCTCCTTCCCGATGAGCCAGCGCAGCTTCCCCGCCTCCTTCTGGAATAGCGCGTACCAGGCGCCCGTGCCCCCGCCGCTGGGCAGCCCGCTGGCCGCCGCGCACTCGGAGCTGCCTTTCGCCACAGCGGACCCATACTCGCCGGCCGCGCTGCACAGCCACCTGCACCAGGGCGCGGCAGAGCCCTGGCACCACGCGCACCCGCACCACGCGCACCCGCACCCACACCACCCCTATGCTCTGGGCGGCGCCCTGGGCGCCCAGGCCGCCACCTACCCGCGGCCCGCCGCCGTGCACGAGGTCTACGCGCCACACTTCGATCCGCGCTATGGGCCGCTGCTGATGCCCGCCGCCTCGGGGCGCCCAGCCCGCCTCGCCACCGCTCCGGCACCTGCGGCCGGCAGCCCGCCCTGCGAGCTCTCGGCCAAGGGCGAGCCAACTGGTGCAGCGTGGGCTGCGCCCGGGGGACCCTTCGCGAGCCCCGCCGGGGACGTGGCCCAGGGTCTGGGCCTCAGCGTGGATTCAG GTTTACAGCCTCAGGACAAAAGCAAGGATCTGTACTGGTTTTAG
- the VGLL2 gene encoding transcription cofactor vestigial-like protein 2 isoform X2: MSCLDVMYQVYGPPQPYFAAAYTPYHQKLAYYSKMQEAQECNPSPSNSSGSGSSSFSSQTPASIKEEEGSPEKERPPEAEYINSRCVLFTYFQGDISSVVDEHFSRALSQPSSYSPSCTSSKAPRSSGPWRDGSFPMSQRSFPASFWNSAYQAPVPPPLGSPLAAAHSELPFATADPYSPAALHSHLHQGAAEPWHHAHPHHAHPHPHHPYALGGALGAQAATYPRPAAVHEVYAPHFDPRYGPLLMPAASGRPARLATAPAPAAGSPPCELSAKGEPTGAAWAAPGGPFASPAGDVAQGLGLSVDSARRYSLCGASLLS; the protein is encoded by the exons ATGAGCTGTCTGGATGTTATGTACCAAGTCTATGGTCCTCCTCAGCCTTACTTCGCAGCCGCCTACACCCCCTACCACCAG AAACTAGCCTATTACTCCAAAATGCAGGAAGCCCAAGAGTGCAATCCCAGCCCCAGCAACAGCAGCGGCAGCGGCAGTTCCTCCTTTTCCAGCCAAACTCCGGCGAgtataaaagaggaagaaggcaGCCCGGAGAAAGAGCGCCCACCAGAGGCGGAGTACATCAACTCCCGCTGCGTCCTCTTCACCTATTTCCAGGGGGACATCAGCTCCGTGGTGGACGAGCACTTCAGTAGGGCCCTGAGCCAGCCTAGCAGCTATTCCCCAAGCTGTACAAGCAGCAAAGCACCGCGGAGCTCCGGGCCCTGGCGGG ATGGCTCCTTCCCGATGAGCCAGCGCAGCTTCCCCGCCTCCTTCTGGAATAGCGCGTACCAGGCGCCCGTGCCCCCGCCGCTGGGCAGCCCGCTGGCCGCCGCGCACTCGGAGCTGCCTTTCGCCACAGCGGACCCATACTCGCCGGCCGCGCTGCACAGCCACCTGCACCAGGGCGCGGCAGAGCCCTGGCACCACGCGCACCCGCACCACGCGCACCCGCACCCACACCACCCCTATGCTCTGGGCGGCGCCCTGGGCGCCCAGGCCGCCACCTACCCGCGGCCCGCCGCCGTGCACGAGGTCTACGCGCCACACTTCGATCCGCGCTATGGGCCGCTGCTGATGCCCGCCGCCTCGGGGCGCCCAGCCCGCCTCGCCACCGCTCCGGCACCTGCGGCCGGCAGCCCGCCCTGCGAGCTCTCGGCCAAGGGCGAGCCAACTGGTGCAGCGTGGGCTGCGCCCGGGGGACCCTTCGCGAGCCCCGCCGGGGACGTGGCCCAGGGTCTGGGCCTCAGCGTGGATTCAG